From the genome of Arvicola amphibius chromosome 9, mArvAmp1.2, whole genome shotgun sequence:
CCCACCCTCCACAGAGCTCCCAAATATGGAATAGGATCTCTCTGAAGTGAGAGTCTTACTGTCTCCTATCAGACAAGACAGATGAGAAAAATTTCTTCTTGGTAACTTCGAGGCAGAAAAGCAAGGGATGATTAGATTATCAATGGCAGCTTCCTGATAGATGTAAATTCCTCTGACAAAAGGATCTCTTTGCCTGAGGTTCGGTGTGGCATATTTCCGTCTCTGTGAGTAGCATCCTTCTTGCTACAGCTGTGGGGGTGGGTGGCAGGCAGTCTGTTTGACGTTCATACCCCACCCACTGGAGCCACCACTGGTGGGAGGGAACAGCATCTGTGGCAGCTGGGGCCTGGCATTCTGGGTTCTGATCATGCAGGCCCAGGCATGCCAGGGAGAACTGGTCATGACTGTGGCATTTGTTCATCTTTTGCAGCTTCAAAAAAGATGCTTCTAGACTGTGCTCTCCAAAACTTCAGAGACCAACGTCAAGAGCCTAGAGTAAGCAGTGATTCAGCTTGCAAAATGCATAGTAAAGATGGACAAGATCCCTATAGTGTTGTTCAAAGATTTTCATCACCATTAtcattttgagaaaggatctatctatctatctatctatctatctatctatctatctatctttcatctatctatcaatcatctatcatctatctatctatctatctatctatctatcatctatcaatcatctatctatcatctatctatcatttatctatctatcatctatctatctatctatctatctatctatctatctatctatcgtttagctatctatcatctatctatcaatcaatcaatcatctatctatcatctatctatcaatcaatcaatcatctatctatctatcatctatctatctatcatctatctatctatctatctatcatctatctgtctgtctgtctatctatctatctatctatctatctatctatctatctatctatctacctatccccTTCCAAGCTGTATAAGCTGGAACCACTGTGCCTGAGAACATAAAGCATTCTACTAGCTTTACTTATAGTTGCATTGTACTATACTTTATCCCACAGAACAGGAGAATAAACATCCTGATGGGATGTACAGGAGTTGTTTGGGTAGACAGAGAAGGGATGAAGcaatagaagcagaaaagaacataaaataggCAGGTTACTAGGAAGTACCTGTGCTTGTAGAGACACCAAGACAGAACAGGAGAAAACCAGCTGGTTTGTTTAAATCTGGATGTCTTTTTGGTGTGAGGATGGAGACAGGGGGAGTGTCATTACCATGCCTGTTACAGATGGCGGTTTGGGAGTTTGGTTTTCATCTCTCAAGCCTAATATCTCCTTAGGTCAGAGGAGCAACTTAGTTTCAGCACAGTGAGTGATTCTATCTTGATTTTTCGCCTCATTTGTGTATGAACAAGCATAGAGAGGCGATAGACTTAGAAGGGAGAATATATCCCTGGCTGCCTACTATCCTGAGTAGGGAGAGCCCTCCACAGCAGGGTCTCCTGGAGAATCCCAGTCTCCTGCCCCTGGCCTATGTCTATATACTTGGGCGTTTTTACCATGGGATCTTGAAATCTTCTGACACTATTGTTCCTTGTTTGGGGGTGGGCCGACAGTGGTTGTGTTCCTCCTGGGATCCTGGTGCTGTGGCTTCCGGAGCCTGTCAGAGTGCAGCTAGCAGCTATGGCCCCTGTGCACTGCCCATCAGGGGTCTGTGTTTCTTGTCAGTTCTGAGGTCCAATAGGCCCATATAcgggctggttttgtgtgtcaacctgacacaagctagagtcatccgagaggaaggagcctcagttgaggaaatgtctccatgagatccaactgcaaggcattttctcaattagccatcaatggaggagggcccagcccatggtaggtggtgccatcactgggttggtcctgagttctatgaaaaagcagactgagtaagtcaggggaagcaagccagcaagcagctcccctccatggcctctgcttcagctcctgcctctaggatcctgccctgtttgagttcctgtcctaacttccttcagtgatgaacagcaatgctaaaGGTAAGCCTAATAaactttttcctccccaacttgcttttaggTCGCGGTGTTTTGTTGTAGCCATAAAAACCTTGACTAAGAAAGCCCAcgtttcttcccttcctttcctcactgAGCTTGCCTGTTGCCGTGACTGCCTTTCTTGGGTGCTCAGAACACCATTCTTCAGGGTTTTGGCTTTATTTATGCTGAGTGCTTTGAGTGAATGGAGATGGGAAGTcctttgaacccaggtctctctgctcttctctcgaCTTCCTGTCTCCTACCTCCTAGTCTCCCCAAAGGAAGCCACAGAAACCAAAATTTCTCTTCCCCGACGAGGATTAGAAGAATCTGTTCCTTCTCGCAAAATAAGATAGGGAGCATAAGCAGGTCACtgtctcccctctttcctttcttggagTCCTGCCCCACATCTGCAGGCTAAAGGAAGGGTGCACAAAGCCATCGGGAAGAGTTCTGCTCTGCACGGACATGCCTGGCTGGGTTCCCCTCCATCTCTTTTCCATTAGCTCAACCTCCCATCCAATCGCATGTCTACACAGTGATCTCTATATCACTAACTTAAGCATAAACAGCGATTGTTTCCCTGAAGCTTTGGGTCTTGGTTTCTGAAGGGTCACTATCAGTTAGACATGAATTTGCCATGCTTCTTTCTGGTTAGCCTGTCCTTTGTTACAGGAGAGCCAGCTGTGACCCTGATGACAGACTAGGAAACTGGAGCGCCTTAAGAGCTCCTTATCAGCCGAGCGTGCACGTTCCTACCTAGCCAGGTGGTCACTGGATTCCTACACCTAATGACGCCAAGGAGCCTgcgggggaagggaaggaggaacatGGTGCTGGGTCAAGAGGCCTGGAGGCAACGtcgcttgggagaaagaagagcaaaggcaaagaaaaatgcATGGTTCTGGACTAGGAAGTTCGCAGATGCGGGACCAAGGTGAGTCTCCGTGAGATGCGAAATGTTTTACTCACCAGCTGTCTATCCGCAGAGCCGGGAGGACGAGTCAGCTTTGTTtcaagtggttgctgggattacCTAGCCACTGGATTTGATCTTACTGAAAGTTCCCTGTAAACAGCCCTTCTGCACTTCCCAGAACAATGACCGGGAAGGCGGCTGCAGAAATGTCTGCAGTATAAACACATCCCTGCAGCTCTGGAGAGTCTCAACCTAAAAAAAATAACACCAGCTTTTGCTGACGTGACAGAACCCAGGCACCTCTTCCTTCTAAGTGTGGCTTAGCCAGAACTCATTTGGATGTGGAGAAGAACCAAATTACCTTCCAAGCAAGAACTCAGATGGGAGTGTCTGGCATGCTAAACCATCACTCTCTTGGGGGCTTAGAGGATAATACCCCACTGTAATATTAAGTTGGgggtgtcaccccagcccctggcagtcATCCATCGAGCACCAGTGGAGCAAAAAGCTCCATCTCAGGCCCCTCCCCTTGGGAGTTGCCTTGGCCTGGACTCCGTCTCCCAGCCTGCAAAGCGCttatccctccccacccccaccagggtCAGGACCAcgcccacaggctatttaggctataaaaaggaacacgtggtctctgggGTTTATATGGGCTCTTCTCCCCGGCAAGCTGTCTCGATCCAGAGTACCGCATTTATTAAACGCaagcattttaatttggtctaatccGGTCTAATTGGAGTTATTTGTGTCGGCGGAGCagcttttcttaagattaaaccaaacacCCACCTTAAAAGCTTCTGACTCTAAACCATTCCCTcatcctctcctgccctcctgtcTGCCACCCTTCATTCTTCctgaggtggtttgaataagaatgccccccccccctcacaggcttatatatttgaatgcttacaaggaagtggcactatttgaaaggattaggaggtgtggccttgttagagaaggtTTCAAGCTAGGCCTAGTATCTCTTTTAGCCtgaggatcaggatgtagaactctcagcggcttctccagaaccatgttgCCTGATTGCCGCCATGATGAATGGACTAACCTCCGAGACTGTAAGCAAGTCCACGGTTAcatgctttctttgataagaaTTGCCTCAGTCATGGTGTCTTCATAGcagcagtgactaagacacttCCTCAAGGCAAACCATGGAGACCCTTCCCCAGCATGGATCACAGAATCCAAAATCTTTCTCCATAGCTAGCTACTATGTCCAGGAAGAGCTGACCATAAAGAAGTTCTCTGATCTACAGCACACTAAGTAGGTCACAAGACACCACTACCCCCAATTCCAGAAAGGGTTCTGCCCACATCTAGAAGAAAGGAATGTTGCCCAGAGACGCCATGAGGAACCCGAACAGACAGGGCCTGCTGGCCTCCTGCCCCGGGTCTAGTCCATTAGCTCAAACACTTTAGTGCAATCACATTTTACACAGCTGTTTGCACTTTGCCAACCTAAAGATGAAAAGAGATTGTTCACCCTGGTCTTTAGCTCTTTAATCTGTAGGCTTCTGTGCCGTGTAACACTGtaatcaaataaatttatttttactggaTTTCTGTATCCATAGCAAATACATGAGATAAGCCACTAAAGGGAGGAAAGATTCATTTTGGCTTGTGACTTCAGGAGGCCACAGTCACTCGGCCCCATCATTTTGGCCCTGTGACAAGGCAGAATACCACAGGGAGAGCATGTGTTAGAGCCAAGATGCTCACTTCAtgggaagcaagaaaagaaggaggagcaggaggaaaatAAAGGGTCTACTTACTATGCCACTCACAATAAGGACTTCAATGATCTAACTTCTTCCACGGGTTTCATCTTCTAAATCTCCCAAGAGTCATCAGCTTAGACATTTACTATTCAAAACAGTGTTGGATGTTGTGGCGTAGATCTGCAGGCCCTACTGCTCAGGAAGTTAAGCCAAGAGTTTGTGGTCAGCTTTAGCTATACAGTGagtgcctgtctaaaacaaaacatgagataaaacaaaaccaaacatccAAACCACCATATTTGTTAAGCAGTCTTTTGTTATAGAGTATGACTCACACGGCGGGCAGGGTCTCTCCATCCCTACCCCTACAGTATTTTCAGCAAGCAAACAAATGCTTAAGGGGTTCTCAGTTGTTCAAGGCTTCTGTGGTTCAGGTTTCCTGGATTCGGTAGGTCATTTTGCTTCTTGTCACACTGAAACGTGTGTGAgtacgcatgcgcgcacacacacacacactgcatcacAGTAGGTGCTTACAGATCAGTATCACCCCCATATTACAGATGCTGTATACCCTCATTTTCTATTACTATCATTCCCATccaatctgcttttttttttttttttttttttttctgaaaacaagttttatttaaataagggTTTAAATACATTACATAACATTAAAACtgtaagggaaaagaaaaccaaaaaaccagtTTGTTACTTCACATGGCACTGGGTAGCTGCTACCATTGATTTGAAACATACAGCTAGCCACATGACCAATGGCATCAGTTTGGTGTTTGTTCCCTTGTCATAAGTTTAATTGATACAAGGCTGGCCCCACCCTTCAGTTCTTCCAACATCCTTTGCGATATGACTGGCTAAAAAGATCACCCTGGTGGCAAGCCACATGCCCATGACCCCCTGGGGAAAGATGGCCATTTCTGAATTCTGCCTACCTGGTCGGAACACCAGGGGCTCTTGCTAGAGATTCCCTCTAGTGGCATTGCTATTGTGGTGTTACCCATTCTCTTGTTCACCTGGGCTGTTCAAGTGGTGACATTCTCCTAGGGCAGGGGATTCTGTAAAGGGAGAGCCAAGGAGCTTCTGGGCTGACATAGCCTATGAACTTGGGGCTCTGGGCTTGGCTGAAACATAGTTATTGCTTTGTTTCAGGCTGGACACTGCAGGGGCTACTGCTTGACCTGTTTAAATGAGGGACTTCCAGACTAGACAGCATGGCTCTTTTCAGTTTATTGCATGAAGGAGTTACACTAGTCCAAGTTAAAAGCGGACCCCAAATGGTTACATTATACAAGCTGTGAGGTTTTTAAACTTGTGACAAGGGACAGGAGGGAAATTCTACTCATTGCAAGGAAATCCTCACTTAAGCTTCAGAGTCACAAGCACTTAAAACCCATGAACCTTCAGCTGATCGTCCTTAGCCAGTCCAATCTCTATTAGGAACTGGCATATGTTCTTGCGCTGGTCACCCTGTAGCTGAATTACTTCTCCATATTCTGGATGCTCAATTACAGTACCATTGCAGGCAAATTTCTTCTTAAACGCCTTCACTAGTTTCTTTTTATCGTAATCATCAGCGATCCCTTGGACTGTGGTAAGGGTCTTCCTGCCGTTTCTCTGTTGAATTCTTATATGGATATAATCCTCAGTGCCAGCAGGAAGCAGGTCATCACCCTTACTTGCATCAGCAAAGGGGTCGAAAGAGTTGAGGTTCTGAATAGCGGACATACGATACGATTCCTTTTCCTCGGTGGAAACGGCCTGCGGAAGGCGGCTGCGGGAGAAGGCGGGCGGGGGGGACGGAGCGTCGGGAAGCGAGGGGGCTCGAGGGGGAGGCAGCTGAGTCCTCGGCGGCGGCTCAGTGACTCCCAATctgcttttaaagattttattcacACCAACTTTTGTGACTGGTAACAGCGCAGCGAtaaattgtcttttcttttaattaattttgttagttttattgtttgagaatttcattcatgcatataatacatattaataaGGGCTACCCCCATTCCTGCCCTTTCAATATCTCCCTTATCAGCCCCACCACTTTTCCCTGCCAACTTCAtgaactgtttttaaaagaaacccaCTGAGTCTACTTAGAGCTGCCTGTGTGCGCATGGGCATATTGGGTATATGGCTATCTACTGGAGCATGAGTAACTTTCAGGGCCAGCTTCCTGAAGAACACTGACTCTTCCTCCCttagcagccatcaactgcctATAGCTCCTCAGCCAGGGGACTTCTTGAGTGGTTGGCCAGATCTAGTGCAAGCCTTGTGCATGCAGTCACAGTCATTGGGCGTTCGTGTGTGTAACAGCCATGTCGTGTCTGAAAAACACTGTTCACAACAGTCCTCTGatacctctgactcttacaatctttccactctCTGGCCCATGAAAATCCCTGACCCCTGTGTGGAGGGGGTGTGATTTCTGTCCCAGTTAGGACTGAACACTTCatagtctcttgttctctgcacaCCGGAAGGTCATAGATTCCTGTGTTAGTGTCATCTTCTGTAaaaagaagcttccctgatgGAGTCTGAGAGATACGTTCATTTGTGAATATTAAGAAAagcacacgggggggggggatagtTTATTACTCTGCCTATTTATCAGAATAATGCTAGTAGATTCTCCGCTAAGGTTTATGACTCCCCCGCTACAGGTTCTTGGTCCCATTAACGGCACCAGACATGTGGCGATTGATGTGTTTTAATGAGATGATGGCAAATTCAATGGTGACAAGTTACAGCCCACTGAGGAACTACAGGAGAGAGTGGATTGAATGCTTTACTAGCCAGAGTTTGCACAGGAAACTTTCTTAAGAGCTGGAGTCGGAGTAGTCTAGTGGTAGAGTGGCCGCCTGGTGTGCAGGAAGCTGTCGGTTCCATCTATAGTAGTGCAGAAAGGCAGGggctgtgaggaggaggagggaaaaggagaacagggaggaggaggaggaggaagaggaagaggaggaagaggaggaggaggaggaggaggaggagagtatAAAGAAAAACTAGTCAGCTACTCTTGGACCTCAGCTGTCACTGTAAGTAATAAACAGAATCAGGCAAACAGACTAGACTCATTTATAATCATCCCATAGCAAGATCATTGAGAAAAATGTAACCCACTGAAGAGGTACCAGAGAGCTCCTTTGCTGCCTGGCATTGGGTTGGGTTTAGCCAATGGAAGGGACCAGTGGAAATTAGAAAGCAGGAGGAGAATGATGGCAGATTCTTGGAAGCCTAGAACCACCCTGCAGAAGTACTTCAAGTTGACAGTCCTACTTCAGGTAATCACCGCATCCCTAAAGGATTGATGGTTCCCACAGCACCAGCGCCAGGTTCCTGTACTGtctcttgtttgtttctctaAGTGCTGACCTCGTTTGGTTCCTTGGATTGAATGCTGCTGCTTCAATTACCTAGGCTGAGTGTGTTTCCCAATCTTAATCTTCAGGATGACCCCACTGAGGAATGGGTTGGGAAGAGATGTTTAGATCGTGGGCCCCCTTTCCTCATGAATGGATTACTGGCTTCATGATGACAGTGAGTTCAATGTAAAAGCCAGCTTAGCTCTTTCAACCTCAGATGTTTCTTCCAACATATTTCAATTGGGCAAGAAGGCCCTCAGCACTTTTAGACCCATGACCTTGGCTTTCCCAGCCCCCAAAGCCACAAGACAAATCCAACATCTGTTGTTTATAGGTTTCTCACTCCACGATATCCTATGTGAACAGCTGAATGACCCTGCTCCAACTTCCCTGGGAGTGAGAGGTTTCTCTCCCTCACTCAGCTGTGTGCTCACTAACCCAGTCTTCCTCAGGCTCAAGGGCAGTGCTAGCTCCTATCAAAAGACTCAAGAGATTGCGAGACAAGATTGTGCTATGAGTCACTAGAGCAAGCCTGATGACTCAGAAGGTACCTACGAAAGCTGTCTTCAAATGTCGTAAATACCTGACAAAGAAGGAAACCACAAGCCGAGGTGCTGTATTATGGTGTACTTTAACTCTTTCAAAGACAGAGTTCAGGATCTACAAGTGTGCTCACATTGTCATGCAAGAGTCTACACCAGCCTCTCCTAAACATTTTACCTTCCCAAACTGTAACTCTGTCCTCACTAACTTCTCACCCACCCTCCCATCAGCCCCGACAGCCAccattctgctttctgtgtgtgtgctgggattttttCCTTCATCCTGCAGCCTGTGTCAGCACTTCCTTTTGCAGGGCtgaattaaataatttctagTACAATGtatgctatattttatttaactgttCATCTCATCTATCAACAGAGAGTTGGGTTGTATGAAgtgaaaaaaagagatttatttccaTTAAATTGCCCCATACATTTCAGAATAAATGAACATACTCATAATTTTAGGTACAAGAAACCCCAGTCAAGGGGCTCACTTAGGAGGGCCATCAGAATTTATGGGTGTTTCCTGAAGCAGGTATGTGTCCCAATCTAGAAATGTGGGTATTCAGGAAATATCCCTTGGCTTTTTGCAAGTCTCCAACCAATTGTGAGAGCCTTAGTCGGTCTATTTAAAGATACATTGTTCAGGCTGTGTTCCTGGGCTCTGCTGGAGCAAGCTACCAATGCAGTCAGGCTGCTGAGTTGCGCTAGCCAGTGGGTGTAAAGGTCATGGGCTGCTGCTGTTCTCTATCAGGGGGTAGGAACTGGTTGAGTCTGGTTTGGAAGCTCAGGGAGACCCCGGAGCATCCTTTGCTGTGAGCATGTAGCTGTGGGTGGTGATCTGTCCATGGAGAAGACTAAAGCTCTGCCCTTTGCCCTTGGTCTACTTCTGAGCTCATCGCTTTGACCTCATCGTAGGTCCACTCTGTCCTGTCAAAGCCATGTCACCAGGCTGTATTTCCTGGTTCAGGTGTCTCAGCCACTGGGTGATACTGGCAAGTGAAGGTGTGAGAAGCCAgatgtcttagtgtttctattgctgtgaaaaatcaTCCTGATCACAAGAAGTCttcaaaaggaaacatttcattgacgtggcggcttacagttccagaggttcagtccattatcatcatggtgggatatagtggcgtgcaggcagacatgtgctagagatgtagctgagagtcctgcatcttgcacGGAACAAGAAGTGGTCTGTCTTACTGGTAGGCACTTGAGCAtgggagacctcaaagctcacaccAACAGTGACACACCACCTCGAATaaggccacgcctactccaacaaagccacacctcttaatagtgccactccctttgagggacCATTTCCTTTCACCCCACCACACCTGTTATCTTCTCATCTTCTCTTGGTAGGACCTCTAGTTTGTTGAGGGTTTTTACCATAGTTTGAACTTCTGAGAGGTCATGCGGCTACTACCAACAGGGATTTCTCACCCTCCCAGGTAGTATCTCAGTGTGCCATTGCCTATGTATCCATCGCCCAGCAGAACCCCCTGCGGGAATGAGTtgagtctgttttcttatttagGTCACTTCCCAGATTTACTTACTGCTAAGGTTTCCTCATCCACACCTGTCCATTCACATTCAGTAAAATTGTGTTCCTATCTTCCAAGCCTGATTGACTTAACTTTTCAGGTAAGTAAGCCCTGGGTTCTCTAAGATCAGAGAGCTCGGGTGCTGAGTCCCTTCTGGCTGGTTTTCACATCTGTGGCCTCATGTCTGTGAATAGACAAACTAAAATATCCGAGAAGGAAGGCTTGAGAAGGAAAACCTATATCTTTTACTGGACATATAGAGATTTTCTTTGTCACCACTTCCTAAACAATACAATCAATATGTCAAGAGAACAAATGACAATGAGCGCTAGCAaggatgtgggggaagggaacGCTTATTTATTGCTGGCGGGAATGTGAGCTGGTGCAGCCCAGCCcttgtggaaatcagtatgaagaTACCTCACAAAATCTGAAAGCAGACATAGCACGTGACAGCTGTCCCACTCGTACATCTACAGCGGAAGGACCTTCCATCAACATATCGTAGAGATGTTTGCACATCCATGCTTATTGCTGCATTATTGGCAGCCAGGAAATGGGACCATCCTAGATACATGCCAATGGgtgaagggataaagaaaatatgatgcaTATATACAAGCTGTAATGAAAGCAGAAACTATGACATTTCCAGGTGAATGAGTACAACTGAAAATCActatgttaagcaaaataagccagactaagaaagacaaaATGCTGAATGTTTTCTCTAGTAGGCAGGACCTAGATCTAAAATTACAGATATGCCCTTGTGTGTTTTCTAAAACTAGAAAGGGGAATATTCATGAGAAGAGGTGAAGAGATCTTAAGGGAGCGTGGAGACAGAAGAGCTATTGTAATAAGAAAGCAGAAGCTGGGACtaactggagagagaaagggaaccaactgggggaggggaatggacaTAAGACAGGGCAGTGGGGAGCAGGATAAATGAgaacacatacatagaaaaaagAATGCTAAAACCATGCTGTGTGTGCTAATCTAAGTTTTAGTTAAAAACAACTTGGCTTGGCAACTGTTTACATCTCATAGAGTTGGCTTAAGGTCTCCTGAAGCATGCACATAAGCTGTGTGCAgggttattttgtttatttgtttatttatttattaattttccatagccctggatgtcctggaactcactctgtagagcgggcaggctggtcttgaactcacagagacccacctgcctctacctcccaggtgctgggattaaaggtgtgcaccactatatcTGGCATGAGTGCTATTTAAATAAGTAATTCCTGCATCCATGGATTTTGATGCCACTAAAGGATGACTTCATCGAAAGAGCGACAAGGGTCTGGGGCCAGTTGTGACAAGGTGAGGGTGGGGACAGAAGCCAGGGAAGTATTTGCCAAGAGGTTGAGATCAGGAACACTCGGAGTAATCCTAGTGCTGTAGAGACATAGAAGAGACCATAGAAATCAGAGCTGCAGAGTCAAGGCATACACAGCCTCATTCCCACGGTCTTGAGCATCTGCAGGTTTTGTAACCTATAGACTGGCCCTAGAGCTCATCAGTGCATTAGAAGTTGTGGGGGAAATTAGTCAAATGCCATAAAAGACTAGTAAGGGAGAAGCTATGGGAATTGGACTATAACAAGACCACAGTCAATTAAGCATTTCGAGAGATATCTATTAGATGGAGGAAAAAGCATATTAAATTTCATAGTACTGAAAGAGACTGGGCATTAGTTTAACAGAAGAGTAGAGACCCGGACTGAGTAGTCCAGGGTGTAGCTGAGCCCTCCTCAAGTAGTATGGGCAGGGAGGGACCTGGATTGCGGAACTGCAACAAATTCCCAGGGTCCTCCCATGCTTCCAGAGCCTCAGGTACACACAGCAAGGTGTTCTTGTGAACGTCTGTTGATTCATAGTCCAAACCATCACATGATCTGGAGACACAAGGGACATCAAATAACCAGGTACCCCGTCAGGTGCATTTTCTGTTATTCTACCCTTCCTGGCATCACACAAGTAACCAAGAACCAGGCTAGTGATTGCAAGGAGTGGAGTAGGTAGCCGGGGCTGCACTAGATTGGGAGAAGACCCGTGTAGACCCCTAATGGTTGCAGGATGAGCTCTCATAGGATGTCTTGGGCTGATGATGGGAGAGAACTTACAAAAGGAGAAAGTGCGACTCACTGCTAAGAGGACAGGAAACTCCAAGTGAGCTGGAgcatgctgggggggggggcggtaatGGGACAGTCCCATCTGCAGGAAATGGTTTAGATGAGAAGAACTGCTCAGGTTTTGCAAGTGCATTTCCAACCTCTGTCCCAAACTCTCCACgagggcatttttaaaaatattttattttgtatgtatgtatgtgcactcatGTGCGCCTGGTGTCTGCTGAGGTCTGTATAAGGCATCAGATCCTTAGGAACTGGAggtgcagatggctgtgagctactgTGTAGGTGCCGGGAATCATATCTGAATCTTCTGCAGAAGCAGCAACTGCTCTCAACCACCAAACCGTCTCTACAGCGCCCCCCCAAAGGCCTTTGTAGCAATCTCTTTTTCCTTAGAGATCAGAATCCTTTGCATTTGGTCTTTCACCATGACCTTCCACAAAAATATTAGTTAAACTTTGCTGATTCTAACAGCAGTGAACTCAGAGAGCGCCATTCATTGGTTCGTTCACTCCTTAAACTCTTGCATATGGCCTTTGATGTGAAGTGTGCAGTGGTGTTGCGTACAGCCCGAGGGAGTCATTGCTCACCCTGGCTTCTCATTAGCGTCAAAACCATTGCTTCTGGGCTGCAGTTACAGCTCAGCGGcaaagcatttgcctagcattcaaaaagccctgggtttgatcctcagtgcttcgaaaacaaacaacaatctATTGATTCTGCTATAGGAAGAAGTTTCCAGAGGAAATTTTCTGTCACGACCCATTCCCGATCCCTTATCTGACTTTAAATCACTCTGATTTATCGTGAGCCATTTTTTGGCCTTGTGTCAGTAGAGCACAGTCTGGAAACCCTTGCCTCCTGAGGATTAAATATCTACGAAACAGCCAGTCAGTAGCCATGTTCAGTTGTCGAGGAGTTAACTCGGCAGATGGCACAACACTAGCCTGTGCTCAGCCTATGTGCGCTGGTGGGAAGGCATGTGGCCCAAGTCCCAGCGGAGTCTTGGAGGCATAGCTAAACAGCTGTTCCCGCGATAAttgatgtttattttctgtgatcGTGTCAGAGTTACTCCTGGCACCTACCGGGTAACCCAGCCCCTAGCAAGGGCCTGGCCAAGTGCTGATGGAGACCTTCTATAA
Proteins encoded in this window:
- the LOC119823197 gene encoding eukaryotic translation initiation factor 1, with product MSAIQNLNSFDPFADASKGDDLLPAGTEDYIHIRIQQRNGRKTLTTVQGIADDYDKKKLVKAFKKKFACNGTVIEHPEYGEVIQLQGDQRKNICQFLIEIGLAKDDQLKVHGF